One stretch of Elephas maximus indicus isolate mEleMax1 chromosome 22, mEleMax1 primary haplotype, whole genome shotgun sequence DNA includes these proteins:
- the TBX1 gene encoding T-box transcription factor TBX1: protein MDARSPLSPRASAFSIVSLVAAEAAERTARQALAPGPGSSDQAKLRRLPGSQVGMHFSTVTRDMEAFTASSLSSLGAAGGFPGAASPGADPYGPREPPPPPPRYDPCAAAAPGAPGPPPPPHAYPFAPAAGAATSAAAEPEGPGVSCAAAAKAPVKKNVKVASVSVQLEMKALWDEFNQLGTEMIVTKAGRRMFPTFQVKLFGMDPMADYMLLMDFVPVDDKRYRYAFHSSSWLVAGKADPATPGRVHYHPDSPAKGAQWMKQIVSFDKLKLTNNLLDDNGHIILNSMHRYQPRFHVVYVDPRKDSEKYAEENFKTFVFEETRFTAVTAYQNHRITQLKIASNPFAKGFRDCDPEDWPRNHRPGALPLMSAFARSRNPVASPTHPNGAEKDAAEARREFERDAGGPAVLGDPAHTPQLLARVLSPALPGAGGAGALVPLPGGRPSPPHPELRLEAPGASEPLHHHPYKYPAAAYDHYLGAKSRPAPYPLPGLRGHGYHPHAHPHAHPHHHPAVSQAAAAAAAAAAAAAANMYSSAGAAPPGSYDYCPR from the exons ATGGACGCGCGGAGCCCGCTGTCTCCCCGGGCCAGCGCATTCAGCATCGTCTCTCTGGTTGCAGCCGAGGCCGCTGAGCGCACCGCCCGCCAGGCGCTGGCCCCGGGCCCCGGGTCCTCTGATCAGGCGAAGCTTCGCCGGCTGCCAGGATCCCAGGTCGGGATGCACTTCAGCACCGTCACCCGGGACATGGAAG CCTTCACGGCCAGCAGCCTGAGCAGCCTGGGGGCCGCGGGAGGCTTCCCGGGCGCAGCGTCGCCCGGCGCCGACCCGTACGGCCCGCGCGAGCCCCCGCCGCCACCGCCGCGCTACGACCCGTGCGCCGCCGCCGCCCCTGGCGCCCcgggcccgccgccgccgccgcacgCCTACCCGTTCGCGCCGGCCGCAGGGGCCGCCACCAGCGCCGCCGCCGAGCCCGAGGGCCCCGGGGTTAGCTGCGCGGCCGCCGCCAAGGCGCCGGTGAAGAAGAACGTGAAGGTGGCCAGCGTGAGCGTGCAGCTGGAGATGAAGGCACTGTGGGACGAGTTCAATCAGCTGGGCACTGAGATGATCGTCACCAAAGCCGGCAG GCGCATGTTCCCTACGTTCCAAGTGAAGCTCTTTGGCATGGACCCCATGGCCGACTATATGCTGCTCATGGACTTCGTGCCGGTGGACGACAAACGCTACCG GTATGCCTTCCACAGCTCCTCGTGGCTGGTGGCCGGAAAGGCGGACCCCGCCACGCCAGGCCGTGTGCATTACCACCCGGACTCGCCTGCCAAGGGTGCGCAGTGGATGAAGCAAATTGTGTCCTTTGACAAGCTCAAGCTGACCAACAACCTGCTGGATGACAACGGCCAC ATTATTCTCAACTCCATGCACAGATACCAGCCCCGCTTCCACGTAGTGTATGTGGATCCACGCAAGGACAGTGAGAAGTACGCTGAGGAGAATTTCAAAACCTTTGTGTTCGAGGAGACACGCTTCACGGCGGTCACCGCCTACCAGAACCACCGG ATCACTCAGCTCAAGATCGCCAGCAACCCCTTCGCCAAAGGCTTCCGGGACTGCGACCCTGAGGACTG GCCCCGGAACCACCGGCCCGGAGCACTGCCGCTGATGAGCGCCTTTGCGCGCTCGCGGAACCCCGTTGCCTCCCCCACGCATCCCAACGGCGCAGAGAAAG ACGCGGCCGAGGCCCGGCGAGAATTCGAGCGCGACGCAGGTGGCCCGGCCGTGCTCGGGGACCCGGCGCACACGCCGCAGCTGCTGGCGCGGGTGCTGAGCCCCGCACTACCCGGGGCCGGAGGCGCCGGCGCCCTCGTCCCGCTGCCCGGGGGCCGGCCCAGCCCCCCGCACCCAGAGTTGCGCCTGGAGGCGCCTGGCGCGTCGGAGCCGCTACACCACCATCCCTACAAGTACCCAGCCGCCGCCTACGACCACTACCTCGGGGCCAAGAGCCGGCCGGCGCCCTACCCTCTGCCCGGCTTGCGCGGCCACGGATACCACCCACACGCGCACCCGCACGCGCACCCGCACCACCACCCAGCGGTGAGCCaggctgccgccgccgccgctgcggcCGCTGCCGCCGCAGCCGCCAACATGTACTCGTCGGCCGGGGCCGCGCCGCCAGGCTCCTACGACTACTGCCCCAGATAG